Proteins encoded in a region of the Sphingomonas sp. HMP9 genome:
- a CDS encoding ATP phosphoribosyltransferase regulatory subunit, whose amino-acid sequence MTALLPEGFRDRLPPFADSAAALEARVLEAARLHGYERVDPPLAEFADGLEMRLKAGGLHDAVRFVDPVSQRTLAIRPDITAQVARIAATRMGHHPRPVRLSYAGSVLKLRASQLAPARETRQIGCELIGLDSVAAAQELVAVAVDMITAADVTGASIDFTLPDLVPTLAAGPLPVAPEHVATLRDRLDAKDAGAVAALAPAYLPLIEAAGPFAQAMERLRAFDTSGALASRLDALARIADAIDGRVALTLDPTERHGFEYQSWLGFSLFADGSAREVGRGGTYTIVHETGAEEAATGFSLFADALVGRTASVDRRRLFLPFGTPTSEGAAMRAQGWVTVAALEAGDTPEAQVCTHLWVAGGPRAL is encoded by the coding sequence GTGACCGCACTCCTCCCCGAGGGATTTAGAGACCGCCTGCCGCCGTTCGCCGATTCGGCGGCGGCACTGGAAGCCCGCGTGCTCGAGGCCGCGCGCCTGCACGGCTACGAGCGCGTCGACCCGCCGCTCGCCGAATTCGCCGATGGGCTCGAGATGCGGCTGAAGGCAGGCGGGCTGCACGACGCGGTCCGCTTCGTCGATCCGGTGTCGCAGCGCACGCTCGCGATCCGTCCCGACATCACCGCGCAGGTCGCGCGGATCGCCGCCACGCGGATGGGGCATCACCCGCGGCCGGTGCGGCTCAGCTATGCCGGCTCGGTCCTCAAACTGCGCGCGTCGCAGCTCGCGCCGGCGCGTGAGACGCGGCAGATCGGCTGCGAGCTGATCGGGCTCGATTCGGTCGCCGCCGCGCAGGAACTCGTCGCGGTCGCGGTCGACATGATCACCGCTGCCGACGTCACCGGCGCCTCGATCGACTTCACGCTTCCCGACCTCGTGCCAACGCTCGCCGCCGGCCCGCTCCCCGTCGCACCCGAGCACGTCGCGACGCTGCGCGATCGCCTCGATGCGAAGGATGCCGGCGCGGTTGCCGCGCTCGCGCCTGCCTACCTCCCGCTGATCGAGGCCGCCGGGCCGTTCGCGCAGGCGATGGAGCGCCTCCGCGCGTTCGACACGAGCGGCGCGCTCGCCTCCCGCCTCGATGCGCTCGCACGCATCGCGGACGCGATCGACGGTCGCGTCGCGCTGACGCTCGATCCGACCGAGCGGCACGGGTTCGAATATCAGAGTTGGCTTGGCTTCTCGCTGTTCGCCGATGGCAGCGCGCGGGAGGTTGGCCGCGGCGGCACCTACACGATCGTCCACGAGACGGGCGCGGAGGAGGCCGCGACCGGTTTCTCGCTGTTCGCCGATGCTTTGGTCGGGCGCACCGCGAGCGTCGATCGCCGCCGCCTGTTCCTGCCGTTCGGCACGCCGACCAGCGAAGGCGCAGCGATGCGCGCGCAGGGCTGGGTCACCGTCGCCGCGCTCGAGGCGGGCGATACCCCCGAAGCACAGGTCTGCACGCATCTTTGGGTGGCGGGCGGCCCCCGCGCGCTGTAG
- a CDS encoding adenylosuccinate synthase — translation MANVAVIGAQWGDEGKGKIVDWLAERADMVVRFQGGHNAGHTLVVGENVYKLSLLPSGIVRGTPSFIGNGVVLDPWALKDEIARLGAQGVVATPETLRIADTCALILPFHRDLDGLREDASGAGKIGTTRRGIGPAYEDKVGRRAIRVCDLAHLDDLGPQLDRLTAHHDALRAGFGEPPIDRAQLIAELREIAGFVLPFAKPVWRDLNAARAAGKRILFEGAQGVLLDVDHGTYPFVTSSNTIAGAAAGGSGLGPSAVGFVLGIAKAYTTRVGSGPFPTELENETGERLGVRGHEFGTVTGRKRRCGWFDAVLVRQAAAVGGITGIALTKIDVLDGFETVSICTGYTLRGETLDYFPAHAADQALVEPIYETMEGWQETTAGARSWADLPAQAIKYIRRIEELIRCPVTLVSTSPQRADTILVRDPFSD, via the coding sequence TTGGCCAACGTAGCAGTCATCGGCGCGCAATGGGGCGACGAAGGCAAGGGCAAGATCGTCGACTGGCTCGCCGAGCGGGCCGATATGGTCGTGCGGTTCCAGGGCGGCCACAATGCCGGCCACACGCTCGTCGTGGGCGAGAACGTGTACAAGCTGTCGCTGCTGCCCTCGGGCATCGTGCGCGGCACGCCGTCGTTCATCGGTAACGGCGTGGTGCTCGATCCCTGGGCGCTGAAGGACGAGATCGCCCGGCTCGGCGCGCAGGGCGTCGTCGCGACGCCGGAGACGCTGCGGATCGCCGATACCTGCGCGCTGATCCTGCCGTTCCACCGCGACCTCGACGGCCTGCGCGAGGATGCGAGCGGCGCCGGCAAGATCGGCACGACGCGTCGCGGCATCGGCCCAGCATACGAGGACAAGGTCGGCCGCCGCGCGATCCGCGTCTGCGACCTCGCGCATCTCGACGACCTCGGCCCGCAGCTCGATCGCCTGACCGCGCATCACGACGCACTCCGCGCAGGCTTCGGCGAGCCGCCGATCGACCGCGCGCAGCTGATCGCCGAGCTGCGCGAGATTGCCGGCTTCGTGCTGCCATTCGCCAAGCCCGTCTGGCGCGACCTCAACGCGGCGCGCGCAGCTGGCAAGCGCATCCTGTTCGAGGGCGCGCAGGGCGTGCTGCTCGACGTCGACCACGGCACCTATCCGTTCGTCACCTCGTCGAACACGATCGCCGGTGCCGCAGCCGGTGGTTCGGGCCTCGGGCCATCGGCGGTCGGCTTCGTGCTCGGCATCGCCAAGGCCTATACAACGCGGGTCGGCTCGGGACCGTTCCCGACCGAGCTGGAGAACGAGACCGGCGAGCGCCTCGGCGTACGCGGCCACGAGTTCGGCACCGTTACCGGGCGGAAGCGCCGCTGCGGCTGGTTCGACGCGGTGCTGGTGCGCCAGGCGGCGGCGGTCGGTGGCATCACCGGCATCGCGCTGACCAAGATCGACGTGCTCGACGGGTTCGAGACGGTGTCGATCTGCACCGGCTATACGCTGCGCGGCGAGACGCTCGATTATTTCCCGGCACATGCCGCCGATCAGGCGCTCGTGGAGCCGATCTACGAGACGATGGAAGGCTGGCAGGAGACGACCGCCGGTGCGCGCAGCTGGGCCGATCTGCCGGCGCAGGCGATCAAATATATCCGCCGCATCGAAGAACTGATCCGCTGCCCGGTAACGCTGGTGTCGACCAGCCCGCAGCGTGCCGACACGATCCTCGTCCGCGACCCGTTCTCGGACTGA
- the aroC gene encoding chorismate synthase, with product MSVNTFGRMFRFTTWGESHGPALGAVVDGCPPGIALTEADIQPWLDKRRPGTSRFTTQRREPDTVRILSGVFDGRTTGTPISLMIENVDQRSKDYSDVAKAYRPGHADYAYDAKYGFRDYRGGGRSSARETAARVAAGAVARLVVPQVRVRAWVEAIGGDAIDPANFDDAQIDQNPFFCPDAAAALRWETLVDAARKSGSSLGAVIACEATGVPAGWGAPLYAKLDSELASACMSINAVKGIEIGDGFAAAALSGEANADPMRPGENGPEFLANHAGGIAGGIATGQPIRLRVAFKPTSSILTPVETISPTGEAATIATKGRHDPCVGIRGVPVVEAMVALVLADQALLHRGQCG from the coding sequence TTGAGCGTCAACACGTTTGGGCGGATGTTCCGGTTTACCACTTGGGGCGAGTCGCATGGGCCGGCGCTGGGCGCAGTGGTCGACGGGTGCCCGCCGGGGATCGCGCTGACCGAGGCCGATATCCAGCCGTGGCTCGACAAGCGCCGCCCCGGCACATCGCGGTTCACCACGCAGCGGCGCGAGCCAGATACCGTCCGCATTCTCTCCGGCGTGTTCGACGGGCGTACCACCGGCACCCCGATCAGCCTGATGATCGAGAATGTCGACCAGCGCTCAAAGGATTATTCCGACGTCGCCAAGGCCTATCGCCCCGGTCACGCCGACTATGCCTATGACGCCAAATACGGGTTTCGGGATTATCGCGGCGGCGGCCGGTCGTCGGCGCGCGAGACCGCGGCGCGCGTTGCCGCCGGCGCGGTCGCGCGGCTCGTCGTGCCGCAGGTCCGCGTGCGCGCCTGGGTCGAGGCGATCGGCGGCGATGCGATCGATCCGGCGAACTTCGACGACGCGCAGATCGACCAGAACCCGTTCTTCTGCCCCGATGCCGCGGCGGCGTTGCGCTGGGAAACGCTGGTCGACGCCGCGAGGAAGTCGGGGTCGTCGCTCGGCGCAGTGATCGCGTGCGAGGCGACGGGCGTGCCGGCAGGCTGGGGCGCGCCGCTCTATGCCAAGCTCGATTCCGAACTCGCGTCGGCGTGCATGAGCATCAACGCGGTCAAGGGGATCGAGATCGGCGACGGGTTCGCCGCCGCCGCGCTGTCGGGTGAGGCCAATGCCGATCCGATGCGTCCGGGCGAGAATGGCCCCGAATTCCTTGCCAATCATGCCGGCGGAATCGCGGGCGGGATCGCCACCGGCCAGCCGATCCGTCTGCGGGTCGCGTTCAAGCCTACCAGCTCGATCCTCACCCCGGTCGAGACGATCAGCCCGACCGGCGAAGCGGCGACGATCGCCACCAAGGGGCGTCACGATCCCTGCGTCGGCATCCGCGGAGTCCCCGTGGTCGAGGCGATGGTGGCACTCGTGCTGGCCGACCAGGCGTTGCTGCATCGGGGCCAGTGCGGCTGA
- a CDS encoding endonuclease domain-containing protein gives MKRPPGIAARDRLRDARNAPTEPEHRVWQILRNRQLVGLKFRRQVWLGPYIVDFLCAEIALVVEIDGDTHATHDAQAYDKRRTAVLEAEGYRVCRFGNDDVMTNIDGVAAAIVACANAPSPSHRVAAGPSLSPKGRGF, from the coding sequence ATGAAACGGCCACCCGGCATCGCGGCGCGAGACCGTCTACGCGATGCGCGCAACGCGCCCACCGAGCCCGAACATCGCGTCTGGCAGATCCTCCGGAATCGCCAGTTGGTCGGGCTCAAATTTCGCCGCCAAGTCTGGCTCGGCCCGTATATCGTCGATTTCCTCTGCGCTGAGATCGCCCTCGTCGTCGAAATCGACGGCGATACCCACGCGACACATGACGCGCAGGCCTATGACAAACGCCGAACCGCGGTATTAGAGGCCGAAGGTTATCGGGTATGCCGGTTTGGGAATGATGACGTGATGACGAATATCGATGGTGTTGCTGCGGCGATCGTCGCCTGCGCCAACGCCCCCTCACCCTCCCACCGCGTTGCGGCGGGCCCCTCCCTCTCCCCCAAGGGGAGAGGGTTTTGA
- the fabI gene encoding enoyl-ACP reductase FabI — MNGLMAGKRGLIMGLANDKSLAWGIAKKLSEAGAELAFSYQGETMEKRVRPLAEQLGVARLFDCDVSDMGALDATFDKLAEEWPTIDFVVHAIGFSDKNELRGRFVDTSLDNFLMTMNISVYSFVAVAQRAAKMMTEGGAMLTLSYYGAEKVIPHYNVMGVAKAALETSVQYLAVDLGRDNIRVNAISAGPIKTLAASGIGDFRLILKWNELNSPLKRNVTIDDVGGAGLYLLSDLASGVTGETHHVDAGYNVIGMKAEDAPDIALA, encoded by the coding sequence GTGAACGGTTTGATGGCGGGCAAGCGTGGGTTGATCATGGGTCTGGCGAACGACAAGTCGCTGGCCTGGGGGATCGCCAAGAAGCTGTCCGAAGCGGGCGCGGAGCTCGCGTTCAGCTATCAGGGCGAGACGATGGAGAAGCGCGTTCGCCCGCTTGCGGAGCAGTTGGGCGTGGCGCGGCTGTTCGATTGCGACGTGTCGGACATGGGCGCGCTCGATGCGACTTTCGACAAGCTGGCGGAGGAATGGCCGACGATCGACTTCGTCGTCCACGCGATCGGCTTTTCGGACAAGAACGAGTTGCGCGGGCGGTTCGTCGATACCAGCCTCGACAATTTCCTGATGACGATGAACATCAGCGTCTATTCGTTCGTCGCGGTGGCGCAGCGCGCGGCCAAGATGATGACCGAGGGCGGCGCGATGCTGACGCTCAGCTATTACGGCGCCGAGAAGGTGATCCCGCATTACAACGTGATGGGGGTGGCGAAGGCCGCGCTCGAGACGAGCGTGCAGTATCTCGCGGTCGATCTGGGTCGCGACAACATCCGCGTCAACGCGATCTCGGCCGGCCCGATCAAGACGCTGGCTGCCAGCGGCATCGGCGATTTCCGCCTCATCCTGAAGTGGAACGAGCTGAACTCGCCGCTCAAGCGCAACGTGACGATCGACGATGTCGGCGGTGCCGGGCTGTACCTGCTGAGCGATCTCGCGAGCGGCGTGACGGGCGAGACGCATCATGTCGACGCCGGCTACAACGTGATCGGTATGAAGGCCGAAGACGCCCCCGACATCGCGTTGGCATAA